GAGTGGGAGAAAGCAGCGCGGGGAAATGATGGGCGTACATATCCGTGGGAAGATGGCTGGAAAGACGACCATGCGAACACGAGGGAAGCAGGGATTGGCAGGCCGAGTGCTGTGGGCAGTTTTCCGTTAGGAAAGAGCTTTTATGGGTGCTTGGATATGGCCGGAAATGTGTGGGAGTGGACGCGGAGTATTTATGCTGAGTATCCATACCCAGATGACCCAAAAGGGAGGGAGAAACGAGAAAATCTCAACGCACGAGATAGGGAAACCCGTGTGCTGCGGGGCGGCTCGTTCTTCGCCAATCAGAGGCTCGCGCGTGGTGCCTGTCGCGCCAACTACAACCCAGCCGACGCCATCGTCAACCTCGGCATGCGAGTTGTGGTGCTCCCCAAAAAACTCTGAACTCTGAACCCTCTGCACTCTGAAACTCTGAAAAATTAAAATGCCTGCGAAGCAGGCATGGTGGGCAAAAGTTGAAACGGGAGAGCAAAGCGCAAACAAAAGGGTAGGGGCGTGGGGCAGCCCTTATTGTCTTGCCTCCAGTAACTCTATCTGTAACGTGCATCCTAGTACCGTGTCTCGCAAGTTCATGAGCGGTGAAATCGTAGGGCGCGTACCACGCGCCAGTCGGTTGGCGCGCTTCGCACGCCCTACAACTGCTCACGAAGTTATGAGACACGGTACTAGCCCTCTCCCTTCGAGGGCAATGGCGTTAAGTTAGCAGCTCTCTGATTCCTTCTCCCTCAGGGAGAGGGCTAGGGCTCATAAGGGTAGGTTTTTTATCCAAGCCTCAATTGGCGCGGATTTCCCGTCGTGAGGAGCCGCGTGTTCGTTATGCCCGCGCAGGCGGGCATCCAGGAGCTTCACCCCTGAACGATTGCGTATTCTCCCTGGATTCCCGCATTCGCGGGCATGACGTCTCGTCTTTTCTCAGCGTAAAAGCCTACCCCTAAAAGGAGGGCTAGGGTGAGGGGATGAAATACAAAGCTGCTGGCTTTTCGATCCCCTCATCCTGTCCTTCTCCTGGTGGGAGAAGGAACCCACATCCGCAAGGTCGTGGCTTAACTTAACACCATTGCCCTGGCAGGGAGAGGGGATTTTCTGCACGAGCGTCAACGGTTGTTTACGCCTTGATAAAATCACGGATCGCAGTCGAAACTTTACTGAGCTGCTCAAGCTGTGGCACGTGCGCGGCTTGGTCGAACATCTCAACACGTGAGCCGGCGATGCGATTGGCAAACTCTTGGGCGTAGACTGGCGGAACGAGCTTGTCGCCTTTGCCCCACACAATGAGTGTTGGCGATTTGATGCGGTGAATGCGTTTCTTGAGTCCTTTGTCCGGAATTGGCCAAACGAACTTTCCAGTACACGCTAACGACCATGTGGTACGAATCATCGCGTCCTGTTGCGCTTGTTCGTCTTCGGGCAATGCCAGCATTTGCTTGGCAATCGGTCCATTCGGATCATAGAAGGCCATCTTGGCGACTTCTTCCATTGGATAGATCATCCAGTTTTTCACCGGCGTATCATCACGCCACAAACCGATTGGGCACAACAATACGAGCTTGCCGACTCGACGTGGATAGGAGGCGGCAATTTCCGCGGCGACCATGCCGCCAAACGAATGACCAATCACTGCTGGTGAATCTAACTTGAGCTGGTCGAACAACTCGTCGTAGAACAACACCAGATCCCACAGATTATCCAACGGCTTGATGCCATCAGGATCACCCCAGGTGGTGCCAGGATGCTCGGGGGCATAGACCGTGAAGTTCTTGGCTAATTCATCAAGAAACGGGTCCCACGTGAGCCCATAGGCGCCGTGCAGAAACACGACCGGTGGCCCGCTGCCAGCGACTTGGATTTTTGGTTTGATTTTGTTTTCCCACACACTGACTGTGCGTTCTTGTACTGCTGCCATTCATTGTCTCCTTGATCGATAAGCAGTCAGCTATCAGCTCTTAGCAGTCAGCCAGACAAAGAAACCCGGAAATTTCTGTGAGTTTTGCTATGAAACAGAGCCTCCGGGTTGAGTCTTTTCTGTTTTTGCTGAAAGCTGACCGCCGAAAGCTGATAGCGTATCTTTATAGCGCTGCCAGTGGCACTTGCCGTTTACCACGCAAGCTTTCTGGCCACCATTTGTTCTCCCACTTGTCATCCCACATGTCATGCAGATGCGGCATCACCTCTCTGGTGAAGAGATCAATGTTCTTCAAGGTGAGTTCATGTGGCATCGAACCGATGTGGAGCAGCACCATCAGATTGCCGACGCGCAGGTCTTGCACGGCTTTCTTGAGGAGGTCGCGTACCGTCGATGGACTTCCTGACAACACTAACTGTTTGTCTATGAAGTCTTTGAACTTATAGTTCGGGATCGCTTGCAGTTGGTCGAACGTGCTCTTCAACAGTCCTTTGCGGATACTGTTCTCTAAGCTGCGATAATCCTGGTGTCCCGGCGGGAAGAAGTATTCGACAGGAATATGCAAGGACTTACTGTAGAAGTAGCGAATATGCTCTTCGTAGAGTTTCTCGGCGAGCGCATCGGTTTCGGCAACCGCGACGAGCTGCAGAAATCCAGCACGGTACGGATTCGGTTCAATGCCTTTCTGGGCGATGAACTGCCAGAAACCATCCATAACGCCACGACCAACCACCGGGCCATAGTAGCTGAGGAAGCAATAGCAATGGTTATGTTGCGCGGCGAATTCCCAGGTGCTGAGGCTACCGAGGCCAGGCACCCACACTGGTGGATGCGGTTTCTGAATCGGACGTGGCCAGACATTAACCATTGGTAACTGGTAGTATTTGCCGTTCCAGGCAAAGATATCTGGTGCGGTCCACGCTTTGAGAATCAAATCATGCGCTTCGTAATAACGTTCGCGTTGTTCGATTGGGGTGATACCCGCACACAGCGTGGCGTCCATCGCCGTGCCGAGTGGCATGCCGGCGACCAGCCGCCCACCACTGATGGTATCGATCATGCCATACTCTTCTGCGACACGCGTTGGCGGGTTCGTCGTCGGTAGCGTCGCGCCCATTTGCACGACGGCGACGTCCATTCCGTTGGTCGCCCGAGCGAGAACCGAACCCATAAGATTAGGATTGGGCATGAAGCCATAGGCATTTTGATGATGTTCGTTGACGCAGATACCATCCATGCCACATTTGGCGGCGTAGATCAGTTCGTCGAGCGTCCAGTTGTAATACTGTCCGACTTTCTTTGCGTCACCAAGTTCGTTCCACGGTGGATCGACCCACACGGAGTGATACCGTTGCTCGAAGTCCGCCGGGAGATCCCGATACGGCATCAAGTGGAACATTGAGATCTTCATAGCTAGCCTCCCTTTCGCATGGGGAACTGTAGGTTCCTATTGCTGACAGGGGGCTACGATACCGCAAGTTGTCTGGTTTGGGGAGGGGCCTAAACTCTCCTAAATCGAACCACGCGAGCTTGGCACACTTCGGGTTGTCACCGGAGAGACTGTGGCGTGTGCCATGCGCACGGGAATTCACGCAGAGGAGCGCATCGTACGCACAGCGCACGCTACCCCAACTGTACGAATGTTCTGTGGTCCGATTGAGGCCGGAGAGGTTTTCGCTGTTGCTCTTTCTGTTTCCGGAAGGCTTCGTCCCGTTTCTCAAAGAGCCATCCGACGGTCCACACCATTGCCCCGAGGATCACGGCAGGAATAGATAAAAATAACAGCCAGCGGTTAAACACTAATGATGCAGGAGTCGTCGGATTGGCAATCAGGTCTGCAGCCCACGAGGCCGAAAGATACAGCCCGCCCAGTGCGCCGAGCAGCGCTGCGACAATCGAACTCCGCTGTCGCCAAGAAAGCACCACCATGGTGAAAAGCGTTGCCCCGGCAATTGTGCATAAGACAAAAACGAGCAAAGCTATGGCGAGGTCTAGGAGGTCTATCTGGGGTGTTACACCGCCAGACCTCGGCCCAAATCCGAGAGCAAATTGCGGGACAATGATCATCATGAGCGATGTCATAGCAATGATACCGCCCAAGCGTGACAAAGTTGGCCTATATTGCCATTTGAGGCGACCGTACATATCGTGCTTTGCGCTTTCTGATCTTCCTACAGAGATCGGCGACGAACGCGAGAACCATAACGAGCTCTCAACCTTCATGTTGCCGGGCGGTTCCTGAGCAGTACCCGAGTAACAAAGGTACCGAATACAGCACTTGCAATTGCATACCGACAAGACAATCATGCCACCGAACACGGGCCATTACAAAAGGAGGGACGCACTATGGCGACGAGTCCACTATCACAACTCATCAAGGTCCATGAGCGGGAATGGCAGGAGATGCAACCTGGTGTCCGTATGAAACAGCTCTGGGCCGATGAAGCGACCAAACGTCGGGCTCTGATCAGTAAGGTCGAACCGGGAGCGCAATTGCCGTTGCATAAGCATATTGGCGACGAGTTCGTCTATGTGATTGAAGGGACGCTGTCGGATGAGTCTGGCACAGTGACCCCTGGCAACATGGGCTATCGACCCGACGGCTGCGCACATACGGTATCAACCAAGA
The Deltaproteobacteria bacterium DNA segment above includes these coding regions:
- a CDS encoding alpha/beta hydrolase, which gives rise to MAAVQERTVSVWENKIKPKIQVAGSGPPVVFLHGAYGLTWDPFLDELAKNFTVYAPEHPGTTWGDPDGIKPLDNLWDLVLFYDELFDQLKLDSPAVIGHSFGGMVAAEIAASYPRRVGKLVLLCPIGLWRDDTPVKNWMIYPMEEVAKMAFYDPNGPIAKQMLALPEDEQAQQDAMIRTTWSLACTGKFVWPIPDKGLKKRIHRIKSPTLIVWGKGDKLVPPVYAQEFANRIAGSRVEMFDQAAHVPQLEQLSKVSTAIRDFIKA
- a CDS encoding LLM class flavin-dependent oxidoreductase — encoded protein: MKISMFHLMPYRDLPADFEQRYHSVWVDPPWNELGDAKKVGQYYNWTLDELIYAAKCGMDGICVNEHHQNAYGFMPNPNLMGSVLARATNGMDVAVVQMGATLPTTNPPTRVAEEYGMIDTISGGRLVAGMPLGTAMDATLCAGITPIEQRERYYEAHDLILKAWTAPDIFAWNGKYYQLPMVNVWPRPIQKPHPPVWVPGLGSLSTWEFAAQHNHCYCFLSYYGPVVGRGVMDGFWQFIAQKGIEPNPYRAGFLQLVAVAETDALAEKLYEEHIRYFYSKSLHIPVEYFFPPGHQDYRSLENSIRKGLLKSTFDQLQAIPNYKFKDFIDKQLVLSGSPSTVRDLLKKAVQDLRVGNLMVLLHIGSMPHELTLKNIDLFTREVMPHLHDMWDDKWENKWWPESLRGKRQVPLAAL